In Candidatus Contubernalis alkalaceticus, the genomic window GCATCAAAAAGATTTGAATAATAAAGCACACCGTAAATGGCAGAGCTGGGAAGAAAAACAGTTTTCGAAACTTGCCAAAAACAATCCAGTTAAATTCCTATCTCGAGGCCGGTTTTTCAATTTTAATGAAATTAAGCAGCAGATGTATTTGGATCCTTCAATAGAACCTAATTTATCTCCCGAGCTGGCAGATCATGTGAAGGACATTTTAAAATATCGAAAGAAATACTTTTTTCAACGTCGGTATAAAGAGGATTGACCATAGGACAAGCTGGACAAATCAAACAAGGTTTGGAGGAGCTTTGTAATGAAAATATTCTACAACAAGTTAGTGCGGGACAGAATCCCTGAAATCATTGAAGGTGAAGAGAAAAAAACCAATATTCGAATTGCTGATCAAGAAGAATATTTCCGTCTCTTAAAAGATAAGCTGGTGGAGGAAGTAGATGAGTTTCTCGATAGCGACAGCCCACAGGAGTTGCCCGATATTCTGGAAGTTGTCATTGCTCTGGGGAGTATTTACGGGTTATCCTTTAAAGATCTTTCAGAAATGGCAGAGGAAAATAAGAATGCAAGGGGTGGGTTTAATAATATGATTGTGTTGGTGAGTGTTGATGAATGAGAAGGCTTTAAGAGCTGATTGGAGAAAAAAATAATCGATAATAACTATTTTAACCCTCTTCAGAGGGGTAGGGTACAATACTTTTTTTAACCTTTCGTATTCCACCCCTGGGGTTTTCAACATCCCCTGAATAGCGAGGAATAATGTGGAAGTGGAGATGAAAGATAGTCTGACCACCGGCTAAGCTAACATTAACACCGATATTATATCCATCTTGGTTATATTTTTGGTCAAGAATTTTTTTGACGTTGAAAGTTAGTTTATTAATGGCGGAAAGCTCTTCAAAAGAAGCTTCAAAGTATGTAGCTACATGTCTTTTGGGAGTAATTAAAACATGGTCCTGGTTAACGGGATACTGGTCAAAAAATGCTTTAGCCAGTTTATTTTCGCATATTATCTCTGATTGAGGTTTTTTGCAAAAAACACAGTTTTCCATCAGGAATCTCCTTTTTGACACTTTACTGTAATATAAGTTGATGAATAACTTTATTAATTATTTCATAAAAAGAAGTTATTAGCCATAACGATTTCAAAAATTATTTCTTTTTTTTGTGATACAGAAAAGCTATAATTCTATTTGTTTCGAAATATTTACTGAATGTGTTGAAGGATTCGGTTGCCTTTTGGGGATTTATGGGAATTGCTAAGGCAATGGCAGGTAAGACCCGCCGTTTTACCCGGGCTATCCACTAGCAATAAGAAGAAAGGATGTTGTTTATATGAGGCCCCTGTGGGTTCAATCTGAGGATACAATTTCTGAAGACGAGTCAATAAGAATTATATTTATGGATAACCCTAAAAACGTTAATACTGCTAAGATCCTCATCAAATGGTTAAAAATAATATTGCCGTTTCGCTGTGGAATTAGGATGGGTAAGGAAAGGATTACTTTTTTAGCGGGGAATTATCGTCCTGCTGCTATAAAAAGACAAAAAGGTAGTGTGCGCCTGGATATGGTTTTTGCTAACAGGCTGCCCGAAGGGTTCAATGTGGCCAGCGATGTATGGCGGAGCGTTCCTAATACTGTAGAGGGATATATTTTGGCAGACGATGATTTGACCTCTTTAACCGAAGAAGATATCGGTAACTTCGTTAAAGCCTGTGAGCAAATGCTTGAGGTTGCTCCAAAAAGCAGGAGGCACCTGTGCAATGTTTCGGCCGTTTGGCCTGATGAAAAATAAAAAAGCCACCTTGTTTTGCGATCTTTGCAGGATGAAACTGATGATAAAAATGCAGGCTCTTACAACAAGGTTAAAAAGTAGCTGGAGAGGCTAATCAAAAAAGTACAATTTAATGCAATAAATTTTTAATACATTAAAGTGGTATGGGGACTGACTTTCTGTGGGATAATGGAAA contains:
- a CDS encoding nucleoside triphosphate pyrophosphohydrolase; amino-acid sequence: MKIFYNKLVRDRIPEIIEGEEKKTNIRIADQEEYFRLLKDKLVEEVDEFLDSDSPQELPDILEVVIALGSIYGLSFKDLSEMAEENKNARGGFNNMIVLVSVDE
- a CDS encoding HIT family protein, which encodes MENCVFCKKPQSEIICENKLAKAFFDQYPVNQDHVLITPKRHVATYFEASFEELSAINKLTFNVKKILDQKYNQDGYNIGVNVSLAGGQTIFHLHFHIIPRYSGDVENPRGGIRKVKKSIVPYPSEEG